Proteins from a genomic interval of Aureimonas sp. AU20:
- the ytfQ gene encoding galactofuranose ABC transporter, galactofuranose-binding protein YtfQ, with product MTIRRSLAAAFALATVLASPVLAADMVVGFSQVGSESGWRAAETSVTKQEAQKRGIDLKFADAQQKQENQIKAIRSFVAQGVDAILLAPVVATGWDEVLGEAKEAKIPVVLLDRNIDTKDPSLYLTAVTSDQVHEGKVAGEYLAKQVGAKPCKVVELQGTTGSSPAIARKKGFEEAIAGKSNITLARSQTGDFTRTKGKEVMESFIKAENGGKDICAVYAHNDDMAVGAIQAIKEAGLKPGKDIMVVSIDAVPDIFQAIANGEANATVELTPNMAGPAFDALEAYKKDGKEPPKWIQTESKLYTQNDDPKKVLESKKGLGY from the coding sequence TTCTCGCAGGTCGGCTCGGAATCGGGCTGGCGCGCGGCCGAGACCTCGGTCACCAAGCAGGAAGCGCAAAAGCGCGGCATCGACCTGAAATTCGCCGATGCGCAGCAGAAGCAGGAAAACCAGATCAAGGCCATCCGCTCCTTCGTGGCGCAGGGCGTGGACGCGATCCTTCTCGCCCCCGTGGTCGCCACGGGCTGGGACGAAGTGCTGGGCGAAGCCAAGGAAGCCAAGATCCCGGTCGTGCTGCTCGACCGCAACATCGACACCAAGGACCCGTCGCTCTACCTGACCGCCGTCACCTCCGACCAGGTGCACGAGGGCAAGGTCGCCGGCGAGTATCTCGCCAAACAGGTCGGCGCCAAGCCCTGCAAGGTCGTGGAGCTTCAGGGCACCACCGGCTCCTCGCCCGCCATCGCGCGCAAGAAGGGCTTCGAGGAAGCCATCGCCGGCAAGAGCAACATCACCCTCGCCCGGTCGCAGACCGGCGACTTCACCCGCACCAAGGGTAAGGAAGTGATGGAAAGCTTCATCAAGGCCGAGAACGGCGGCAAGGACATCTGCGCGGTCTACGCCCACAACGACGACATGGCCGTCGGCGCCATCCAGGCCATCAAGGAAGCCGGCCTGAAGCCGGGCAAGGACATCATGGTCGTCTCGATCGACGCCGTGCCGGACATCTTCCAGGCCATCGCGAACGGCGAGGCCAACGCCACGGTGGAGCTGACGCCCAACATGGCCGGTCCGGCCTTCGACGCGCTGGAAGCCTACAAGAAGGACGGCAAGGAGCCGCCGAAGTGGATCCAGACCGAGTCCAAGCTCTACACGCAGAACGACGACCCGAAGAAGGTTCTGGAATCCAAGAAGGGCCTCGGCTACTGA